A genomic region of Gemmata massiliana contains the following coding sequences:
- a CDS encoding GDSL-type esterase/lipase family protein: MHALVLTLLAVAQPPAKDVAWEPAARAKEYPWMSVETWKKLHAGHLARTKKGAVDVAFLGDSITQGWDGAGAPVWKKRFAPLNAANYGIGGDTTREVLYRLNDGILDGIKPKVVVLMIGTNNFGLPGDSVADTVKGVTAVVASVRKKAPDAKILLLGIFPRDKAAGTAFRKKIAEANEAISKLGDGKTVVYLDIGKKFLADDGTLSADVMPDALHLSEKGYGIWADAIEEPLKALLK, from the coding sequence ATGCACGCACTCGTACTGACCCTTCTCGCTGTCGCACAACCGCCCGCAAAAGATGTCGCGTGGGAACCGGCCGCGCGAGCCAAAGAATACCCGTGGATGTCGGTCGAAACTTGGAAGAAGCTGCACGCGGGGCACCTCGCACGGACCAAGAAGGGCGCGGTTGATGTGGCGTTCCTGGGGGACTCGATCACCCAAGGGTGGGACGGGGCCGGCGCGCCGGTGTGGAAGAAGCGATTCGCGCCGCTCAACGCCGCGAACTATGGGATCGGCGGCGACACTACCCGCGAGGTGCTGTACCGGCTCAACGACGGCATCCTCGATGGCATCAAGCCGAAGGTCGTAGTGCTGATGATCGGGACGAACAACTTCGGGCTCCCCGGCGACTCGGTCGCGGACACGGTTAAAGGCGTCACGGCAGTAGTGGCGAGTGTGCGTAAGAAGGCTCCGGACGCGAAGATACTGCTGCTCGGCATCTTCCCGCGAGACAAGGCGGCCGGGACCGCGTTCCGCAAGAAGATCGCCGAAGCGAACGAAGCAATTTCCAAACTGGGAGACGGGAAGACCGTGGTGTACCTGGACATCGGCAAGAAGTTCCTGGCAGACGACGGCACCCTGTCTGCTGACGTCATGCCAGACGCCCTGCACTTGTCGGAGAAGGGGTACGGCATCTGGGCCGACGCGATCGAGGAGCCGCTGAAAGCGCTGCTCAAGTAG
- a CDS encoding ACT domain-containing protein, with product MAGHFAVCKLPPGSAVPAWATAGDVFNLSRTTDELSVVCRQELVPEGIHCERGWQCLRVAGAMPFTLVGVLASLTAPIARAGIGVFAFSTFDTDYLLVKAERFPEAVAALRAAEHTVELLST from the coding sequence ATGGCTGGGCATTTCGCGGTGTGCAAGTTGCCGCCCGGCTCGGCGGTTCCGGCGTGGGCGACGGCGGGGGACGTGTTCAACCTCAGCCGAACGACCGACGAATTGTCGGTGGTGTGTCGACAGGAACTGGTCCCCGAGGGAATACACTGCGAGCGCGGATGGCAGTGCCTTCGTGTGGCCGGGGCGATGCCGTTCACCCTCGTCGGCGTACTGGCTTCACTCACCGCGCCGATCGCGCGAGCCGGGATCGGGGTGTTCGCGTTCTCGACGTTCGATACGGACTACTTATTGGTGAAGGCCGAGCGGTTCCCAGAAGCAGTCGCGGCCCTACGCGCGGCCGAACATACAGTGGAGCTGTTGAGCACATGA
- a CDS encoding GNAT family N-acetyltransferase → MTPEQVAASYDQIADQWVDVSTYGFAQIERAVAFVKHRGAALDVGCGTGRLMGLLSGHGFRTDGLDVSPAMIARAWERHPEAELFHADVCWWELPRSYDLIVAWDSMWHVPLAHQEAALKKLCQGLSAGGVLVFTTGGTDGPDEKQNSYMGPPMYHATLGVPHTLRILAEAGCVCRHLEYDQHPELHVYLIAQKSAGDVPTTDDLVRLRPVERGDLPRMYDLQLDPDSNRMAATIPRDREAFDSHWAKVLGDPSVASRVILVGEEFVGIVSCFPRDGADHVGYWIDRAYWGRGIASRALRLLLQEIPKRPLTATAATSNAASLRILQKCGFVVTQVRHDPATDRYPECEVAVYVLR, encoded by the coding sequence ATGACTCCTGAGCAAGTCGCCGCCAGTTACGACCAGATCGCCGACCAATGGGTCGACGTCTCGACCTACGGGTTCGCCCAAATCGAGCGCGCCGTCGCCTTCGTGAAGCATAGGGGCGCGGCCCTCGATGTGGGGTGCGGTACGGGGCGGCTGATGGGACTGCTGAGCGGGCACGGGTTCCGCACGGACGGACTCGACGTGTCCCCGGCGATGATTGCCCGCGCCTGGGAACGACACCCGGAGGCCGAACTGTTCCACGCCGACGTCTGCTGGTGGGAATTGCCCCGGTCGTATGACCTGATCGTGGCGTGGGACAGCATGTGGCACGTCCCACTGGCCCACCAGGAAGCGGCCCTGAAGAAGCTGTGCCAGGGGCTGTCCGCGGGCGGGGTGCTCGTCTTCACGACGGGCGGGACAGACGGGCCGGACGAGAAACAGAATTCGTATATGGGCCCGCCCATGTACCACGCCACCCTCGGCGTTCCCCACACTCTGCGAATCCTCGCTGAAGCGGGATGCGTTTGCCGCCACCTGGAGTACGACCAGCACCCCGAACTGCACGTCTACCTCATCGCGCAAAAGTCGGCAGGTGATGTCCCAACAACGGACGATCTCGTCCGCCTTCGACCCGTCGAGCGGGGCGACCTGCCCCGGATGTACGACCTGCAACTCGACCCGGACTCGAACCGGATGGCGGCCACGATTCCCCGGGACCGAGAGGCGTTCGACTCGCACTGGGCAAAAGTGTTGGGCGATCCGAGTGTCGCCTCCCGGGTGATCCTTGTTGGCGAGGAGTTCGTCGGAATCGTTTCCTGTTTCCCGAGGGACGGCGCGGACCACGTCGGGTACTGGATCGACCGCGCGTATTGGGGCCGGGGGATCGCCAGCCGAGCGCTGCGCCTGTTACTCCAAGAGATCCCCAAGCGCCCGCTAACCGCCACCGCCGCCACGAGTAACGCGGCGTCCCTGCGGATACTCCAGAAGTGCGGGTTCGTGGTCACACAGGTCCGACACGACCCGGCCACCGACCGCTACCCCGAGTGCGAGGTCGCCGTTTACGTACTGAGGTAA
- a CDS encoding RNA polymerase sigma factor: MQTDALSENRHTDEELIGAFVELRASDAFEELVRRHGPMVLGVCLRVLRHRQDAEDAFQATFLVLARKAGSISPRNAAANWLHGVALQTAIRARAITMKRRKRETSVPLVPEAGVREVWWDDVAAVLDEELEHLPGHYRAVVLLCDVEGRTRADTARHLGCPEGSVSSRLSRARALLARRLSRRGVAPPLGGLALLAGPSAAVAVPPALVKSTVEAARSLVAGPVPGASTSSAVTTLTEGVLKAMLITELKALALIAVFVGFLGLGGAIGLGRSAGQQPGKPVEEKRVDCPKNPEEHLQKEVDAAVENVKRAKKALDAAVKELHEADERLATAKRKGKPIEVKPVTGKLLRSDVAERTVHVEVYKEVTDPRAVLWGGIIGFCGDVYEIFPLVPQATVLQDHVPTKLVDLKNGAQVTLRLGRDGKSAESVTVDGGSVRGRFVSWNETRNTITVTVGAKNEPRVFHLLRETCVRGAAHVKDFKPGTPLLITRSVEDANTVIEIEAVAADEGRTDPQPNRPAKRE, encoded by the coding sequence ATGCAGACCGACGCACTTTCCGAAAATCGGCACACCGATGAGGAGCTGATCGGCGCGTTCGTTGAGTTACGGGCTTCTGACGCATTCGAGGAACTCGTCCGCCGGCACGGGCCTATGGTCCTCGGCGTGTGCTTGCGGGTGCTGCGCCACCGGCAGGACGCCGAGGATGCGTTCCAGGCCACCTTCCTGGTACTGGCGCGTAAGGCCGGTTCGATCTCACCTCGCAATGCGGCGGCCAACTGGTTGCACGGGGTCGCACTCCAAACGGCGATCCGGGCGCGGGCGATTACCATGAAGCGGCGCAAACGCGAGACTTCGGTCCCGTTGGTTCCCGAAGCGGGGGTTCGGGAGGTCTGGTGGGACGATGTGGCAGCAGTTCTGGATGAGGAACTGGAACACCTGCCGGGCCATTACCGGGCCGTTGTCCTCCTCTGCGATGTGGAGGGTAGGACGCGGGCGGATACTGCGCGCCACCTGGGGTGCCCGGAGGGGTCGGTATCGAGTCGGCTGAGCCGCGCGCGGGCGCTACTGGCCCGGCGGTTGAGCCGGCGTGGGGTAGCGCCCCCGTTGGGCGGGCTGGCTCTGCTAGCGGGGCCGAGCGCGGCCGTTGCGGTGCCGCCGGCGCTCGTGAAATCAACGGTCGAGGCCGCCAGATCACTCGTCGCCGGACCCGTGCCGGGAGCGAGTACCTCCTCGGCAGTCACAACTCTCACCGAAGGGGTTCTCAAGGCCATGCTGATTACGGAACTCAAGGCGCTCGCGCTGATCGCCGTGTTCGTCGGATTCCTCGGACTCGGTGGAGCGATCGGGCTCGGGCGGTCTGCCGGGCAACAGCCCGGTAAACCCGTGGAGGAGAAACGGGTCGACTGCCCGAAGAACCCCGAAGAGCACCTTCAGAAGGAGGTGGACGCCGCTGTTGAGAATGTCAAACGGGCGAAGAAGGCCCTCGACGCGGCGGTCAAGGAACTACACGAAGCTGATGAGCGCTTGGCTACAGCCAAACGAAAGGGTAAACCGATCGAAGTGAAGCCCGTGACCGGTAAATTGCTCCGATCCGATGTGGCGGAGCGAACGGTGCATGTAGAGGTGTACAAGGAAGTCACGGATCCCCGCGCGGTGTTGTGGGGTGGGATCATCGGGTTCTGTGGGGACGTTTACGAAATCTTCCCGTTGGTACCACAAGCGACCGTTCTGCAAGACCATGTGCCGACTAAATTGGTCGATCTGAAGAACGGCGCGCAAGTCACGCTCCGGTTGGGACGTGACGGCAAGAGCGCCGAGAGCGTGACGGTCGACGGCGGGTCCGTGCGGGGGCGCTTCGTGTCCTGGAACGAGACCAGGAACACGATCACGGTCACGGTCGGCGCGAAGAACGAGCCGCGAGTGTTTCACCTACTGAGGGAGACGTGCGTGCGCGGGGCCGCTCACGTCAAGGACTTCAAACCGGGTACACCGCTCTTGATTACCCGGTCCGTCGAGGACGCGAACACCGTGATTGAAATCGAAGCCGTTGCTGCCGATGAGGGTAGAACCGATCCCCAACCCAATCGACCCGCGAAGCGGGAATAG
- a CDS encoding amidohydrolase family protein translates to MKLASGTTVITNGTLVDGNGGPPVRDAALVIRDGRISFAGPVREAPPAEPDATRIDARGGTIMPGLVEAHFHPTYFNVAALEDLDIKYPVEYVTLLAAANAKLALECGYTAARSGGSLFNIDVWLKKAIEGDLCPGPRLAASGREICGVGGLMDWNPDFRKIGMDGLVLLVNGADEARSAVRKLVKDGGEWVKTYPTGDAAAPDTNDHHTLCMTFEEMHAVVSTAHNHKLKVTGHCRATEGIKNALRAGYDAIEHGTFIDDEGLELLLKRDVPCVPALYFELASVERGPEFRLPQRVIDGHRETLEGGAESARKILKAGGRLGMGGDYGFGWNPHGDYARELSFFVKYVGFSPLEVITCATRTGAEIMGRGSEFGTLEPGKLGDVLVVDGDVLADISVLEDRTRFIAVMQGGVVKAGQMK, encoded by the coding sequence ATGAAACTCGCCTCTGGCACGACTGTTATTACAAACGGCACCCTCGTCGACGGTAACGGCGGCCCGCCCGTGCGCGACGCCGCGCTCGTGATCCGCGACGGGCGCATCAGCTTCGCGGGACCGGTGCGCGAGGCCCCGCCCGCGGAACCCGACGCCACGCGGATCGATGCGCGCGGGGGTACGATCATGCCGGGGCTGGTGGAGGCCCACTTCCACCCGACGTACTTCAACGTGGCCGCACTCGAAGACCTCGACATCAAGTACCCGGTCGAGTACGTCACGCTGCTCGCCGCGGCGAACGCGAAGCTGGCCCTCGAGTGCGGGTACACCGCCGCTCGCAGTGGCGGGAGCCTGTTCAACATCGACGTGTGGCTGAAGAAGGCCATTGAGGGGGATCTGTGCCCGGGTCCGCGGCTCGCGGCGAGCGGGCGCGAGATCTGCGGGGTCGGCGGGCTGATGGACTGGAACCCCGACTTCCGCAAGATCGGGATGGACGGGCTCGTGCTGCTCGTGAACGGCGCGGACGAGGCCCGGTCCGCAGTGCGCAAGTTGGTGAAGGACGGGGGGGAGTGGGTGAAGACCTACCCGACCGGCGACGCGGCCGCGCCCGACACGAACGACCATCACACGCTGTGCATGACGTTCGAGGAGATGCACGCGGTCGTGTCCACGGCTCACAACCACAAACTGAAGGTGACCGGACACTGCCGCGCGACCGAGGGGATCAAGAACGCGCTGCGGGCCGGGTACGACGCGATCGAACACGGCACGTTCATCGACGACGAGGGGCTGGAGCTGCTCCTGAAGCGCGACGTGCCGTGCGTGCCGGCGCTGTACTTCGAGCTGGCGAGCGTCGAGCGCGGGCCGGAGTTCCGGTTGCCACAGCGCGTGATCGACGGGCACAGGGAGACGCTCGAGGGCGGGGCCGAGAGCGCACGCAAGATCCTGAAGGCCGGCGGGCGCCTCGGCATGGGTGGAGACTACGGCTTTGGATGGAACCCGCACGGCGACTACGCGCGCGAACTGAGTTTTTTCGTGAAGTACGTCGGGTTCTCGCCCCTGGAAGTCATTACCTGCGCGACGCGCACGGGCGCGGAGATCATGGGGCGCGGGTCCGAGTTCGGGACACTGGAACCGGGCAAACTCGGCGACGTGCTAGTGGTGGACGGGGACGTGCTCGCGGATATCAGCGTACTGGAAGACCGCACCCGGTTCATCGCAGTCATGCAGGGCGGGGTCGTGAAAGCCGGGCAAATGAAGTAG
- a CDS encoding alpha/beta fold hydrolase codes for MFTTDSIPIINPTGSDEEYSALWGVAGPVAKQSLWLVHGLSRRWEDFSPILCDLTAWWHVHAYSHRGHGESTRTPGAYRVADYVPDLVAAVKAAHKKCVLIGHSLGALVSMGVAAQVPDLVTAVVLIDPPGPRFLSGLDTSPYGTIWRAMQKLAGRKDTSAVAREFADVRVPGAQPGETIRLGDFRDAASLRFVARCLRDLDPGVFDPPLKKHWLDGYDMFAIAKRVKCPALLIVADPLYGGMLPPEDANPLAAALPDCTRVDLPTVGHLVHWQDTPSTLRLLHSFLNSL; via the coding sequence ATGTTCACCACCGATAGTATTCCGATCATCAATCCCACGGGCAGCGACGAAGAGTATTCCGCGCTGTGGGGCGTCGCGGGGCCGGTCGCGAAGCAATCGCTGTGGCTCGTTCACGGCCTCTCGCGCCGGTGGGAAGACTTCAGCCCGATTCTGTGCGACCTCACGGCGTGGTGGCACGTACATGCGTACTCGCACCGCGGGCACGGCGAATCCACGCGCACCCCGGGCGCGTACCGCGTCGCGGACTACGTCCCGGACCTCGTCGCGGCGGTGAAGGCCGCGCACAAGAAGTGCGTGTTGATCGGGCACTCGCTCGGGGCGCTCGTGTCGATGGGCGTCGCGGCGCAAGTTCCGGATCTCGTTACAGCGGTGGTGCTGATCGACCCGCCGGGACCGCGGTTCTTGTCGGGGCTCGATACCTCGCCCTACGGCACCATTTGGCGCGCGATGCAAAAACTCGCGGGCCGAAAGGACACGAGCGCCGTTGCGCGAGAGTTCGCGGACGTGCGCGTTCCCGGGGCGCAGCCGGGCGAAACTATTCGCTTGGGCGACTTCCGCGACGCGGCCTCACTGCGGTTCGTCGCGCGCTGCCTGCGCGACCTCGACCCGGGCGTGTTCGACCCGCCGCTCAAAAAGCACTGGCTGGACGGCTACGACATGTTCGCGATCGCGAAACGGGTGAAATGCCCAGCGCTGCTCATTGTCGCGGACCCACTGTACGGCGGGATGCTCCCGCCCGAAGACGCGAACCCGCTCGCCGCGGCGCTCCCCGACTGCACGCGGGTGGACCTGCCCACCGTGGGCCACCTGGTTCACTGGCAGGACACGCCGAGCACGCTGCGGTTACTGCACTCGTTCTTGAACTCGCTTTAG
- a CDS encoding Gfo/Idh/MocA family protein — protein sequence MPQPSPSRRTFLKTSAAAGAALTAPGFLRARNANEKLNIAIIGAGGRGAANLNGVAGENIVALCDVSTAAVEKVAAVHKSARKFADFRKVFDHVKDFDAVVVSTCEHTHAFATLLALQHGKHVYCEKPLTHNIAEARIIREAAAKTKLATQMGTQIHAEDNYRRVVELIQTGAIGPVREVHVWVNRAWGFQSAEDAKANKDIYVTERPKDDVKPPADLDWNLWLGPVADRPFSPIYVPGPKWYRWWDFGNGTMSDLGSHWNDLPFWALKLKAPTAVEASGPKPHPEIAPASMQATYEFPARGEMPAVKMTWHQGSYRPPQWTEKKIPQWGSGVLFVGDKGMLLSEYFKHVLLPEKQFAEFVRPKPFIEKSRGHYAEWIHACKTGAPTTCNFEYAGWLTESNHLGNVAFRAGKRLEWDAVKMKATNCPEADAFIHREYRKGWKLA from the coding sequence ATGCCGCAACCATCTCCTTCACGCCGCACGTTCCTGAAAACGTCTGCCGCTGCCGGGGCTGCACTTACTGCACCCGGGTTCCTGCGTGCGCGCAACGCGAACGAGAAGCTTAACATCGCAATCATCGGAGCCGGCGGGCGCGGAGCAGCGAATCTCAACGGCGTGGCCGGTGAGAACATTGTGGCGCTGTGTGACGTGAGCACGGCCGCGGTCGAGAAGGTTGCCGCGGTCCACAAGAGCGCCCGCAAGTTCGCGGACTTCCGCAAGGTGTTCGACCACGTGAAGGATTTCGACGCGGTGGTGGTCAGCACGTGCGAACACACGCACGCCTTCGCCACGCTCCTCGCGCTCCAGCACGGCAAGCACGTCTATTGCGAGAAGCCACTGACACACAACATCGCGGAAGCTCGCATCATCCGCGAGGCCGCGGCGAAGACCAAACTCGCGACCCAGATGGGCACGCAGATCCATGCCGAAGACAACTATCGGCGCGTCGTGGAGCTGATCCAGACGGGCGCGATTGGCCCCGTCCGCGAGGTTCACGTATGGGTGAACCGGGCGTGGGGGTTCCAATCGGCCGAGGACGCGAAGGCCAACAAGGACATCTACGTAACCGAGCGCCCCAAGGACGATGTGAAACCACCGGCCGATCTCGACTGGAACCTGTGGCTCGGGCCGGTAGCGGACCGGCCGTTCAGCCCGATCTACGTGCCGGGGCCGAAGTGGTACCGCTGGTGGGACTTCGGCAACGGCACCATGTCCGATCTCGGTTCGCACTGGAACGACTTGCCCTTCTGGGCGCTCAAGTTGAAGGCGCCGACCGCGGTCGAAGCGTCCGGCCCGAAGCCGCACCCGGAAATCGCGCCCGCATCAATGCAGGCCACTTACGAGTTCCCCGCACGCGGCGAAATGCCGGCGGTGAAGATGACGTGGCACCAGGGCAGTTACCGCCCGCCCCAATGGACCGAAAAGAAGATCCCGCAGTGGGGCAGTGGCGTGCTGTTCGTCGGCGATAAGGGAATGCTGCTCTCCGAATACTTCAAGCACGTGCTGTTGCCGGAGAAGCAGTTTGCGGAATTCGTGCGCCCGAAGCCGTTCATCGAGAAATCGCGCGGGCACTACGCGGAATGGATTCACGCCTGCAAGACCGGCGCCCCCACGACGTGCAACTTCGAGTACGCGGGCTGGCTCACCGAGTCGAACCACCTGGGGAACGTCGCGTTCCGCGCCGGTAAGCGTCTGGAATGGGATGCCGTGAAGATGAAAGCGACCAACTGCCCCGAAGCCGATGCGTTCATCCACCGCGAGTACCGCAAGGGGTGGAAGCTGGCGTAA
- a CDS encoding DUF1549 and DUF1553 domain-containing protein, which yields MRTRLLSLAVLLALSAVAFGAEPENVWWAFRPLSRPPVPEVPTAKTATANPVDQFIRAKLKDKGLSLAPEADQRTLIRRVTFGLTGLPPAPEEVEAFVKDKDTNAYEKLVDRLLASPAYGERFARLWMDAVHFAETHGHDQDRVRPNAWRYRDYLIQAFNADTLYARFVKEQVAADVLFPNEPKLIPALGFLAAGPWDESSLRDIREDSIDREAGRYLDRDDIVTTVFNTFSGLTVQCARCHDHKFDPISQEEYYRLQAVFAGVGRGDVAFEPNPATAKKRTELRDRLAAIAKNAPELDLASAHVKKAVAEWELKRAGAGVVWTVPAFTAITSDAGSKLVMRGDDSIRAEGTRPDRDTYTLTTRVKARRVTAVRLELLTDEALPMHGPGRCDNGNLHLSEFKVTASDGAKPKALKVRNATADFDQSGWTAAHAIDGNPGTAWGIYPQVGKPHEAVFELAEPVAAGGETELTFALEQLHGGGHLIGRFRLSITDAPPPVKAIALPTTLQTILATTSAKRTEVQARELARHVLKEQTSAELAALPAPAMVYAAAPNFTADGSHRPTPAPREVRMLKRGDIRKPGEEVEPAALSLLAKLPGEFDLRPNHTEGARRAALAKWLTDTNNPLTWRVMVNRVWQWHFGAGLAGTPNDFGRMGQKPTHPELLDFLASELANPDSKAGGGSLKHLHRLIVTSATYKQVSLSRAEGLKADEDNKLLWRQNRARLDAEQVRDAVLAISDRLDRTTGGPSDQQFDMKPGIHVTPVVDYNKFAWEKKEGHRRSVYRFVFRTLPDPLVECLDGADASALTPKRSESVTAPQALALLNNEFVLVHARAMAVRLEKHSADRAKQIEFACRLVWGRPPSAEEGKLFAAYADKHGLANLCRVLFNTNEFLFAD from the coding sequence ATGCGGACCCGGCTCCTCTCCCTTGCCGTGTTGCTTGCCCTTTCCGCTGTCGCGTTCGGTGCGGAGCCAGAAAACGTGTGGTGGGCGTTCCGACCACTGAGCCGCCCCCCAGTTCCGGAAGTACCCACCGCCAAAACTGCGACCGCGAACCCTGTTGACCAGTTCATTCGCGCGAAGCTCAAAGATAAGGGGCTCTCACTGGCGCCCGAAGCGGACCAGCGCACGCTGATCCGGCGCGTTACGTTCGGGCTGACCGGACTACCGCCGGCGCCCGAAGAAGTCGAAGCGTTCGTCAAAGATAAGGACACAAACGCTTACGAAAAGCTCGTCGACCGGCTGCTCGCGTCGCCCGCTTACGGCGAGCGCTTCGCGCGACTGTGGATGGACGCGGTTCACTTCGCCGAAACGCATGGCCACGACCAGGACCGCGTGCGCCCGAACGCCTGGCGCTACCGCGACTACCTCATTCAGGCGTTCAACGCAGACACGCTCTACGCGCGCTTCGTGAAGGAACAGGTCGCGGCGGATGTGCTGTTCCCCAACGAGCCGAAGTTGATCCCGGCGCTCGGGTTCCTCGCCGCCGGGCCGTGGGACGAAAGCTCCCTGCGCGACATCCGCGAGGACAGCATCGACCGCGAGGCCGGCCGGTACCTCGACCGTGACGACATCGTCACCACCGTGTTCAACACGTTCTCGGGGCTGACGGTGCAGTGCGCCCGGTGCCACGACCACAAGTTCGATCCGATCTCGCAGGAAGAGTATTACCGGCTCCAGGCCGTGTTCGCCGGGGTCGGGCGCGGGGACGTCGCGTTCGAGCCGAACCCAGCGACGGCCAAGAAGCGAACCGAACTCCGGGACCGGCTCGCGGCCATCGCGAAAAACGCTCCCGAACTGGACCTCGCGTCTGCCCACGTGAAAAAGGCTGTAGCGGAGTGGGAGCTAAAGCGCGCCGGGGCGGGGGTGGTGTGGACCGTCCCCGCTTTCACCGCGATCACCTCGGACGCGGGATCGAAGCTCGTGATGCGCGGTGACGATTCGATTCGCGCTGAGGGCACACGCCCGGACCGCGACACGTACACACTCACCACGCGCGTGAAAGCCCGGCGCGTCACGGCCGTGCGGTTGGAGTTACTCACGGACGAGGCGCTCCCGATGCACGGGCCGGGGCGGTGTGACAACGGCAACCTGCACCTCAGTGAGTTCAAGGTCACCGCGTCCGACGGCGCGAAACCGAAAGCCCTCAAGGTTCGCAACGCGACCGCGGACTTCGACCAATCCGGCTGGACCGCAGCGCACGCCATCGACGGCAATCCGGGCACCGCGTGGGGCATTTACCCGCAAGTCGGCAAACCGCACGAGGCCGTATTCGAGTTGGCCGAACCCGTTGCTGCGGGGGGTGAAACCGAACTGACGTTCGCGCTCGAACAGTTGCACGGCGGCGGGCACCTGATCGGTCGGTTCCGGCTCTCGATTACCGACGCCCCTCCGCCCGTGAAAGCGATCGCACTGCCGACCACGCTCCAAACCATACTCGCGACCACATCGGCCAAACGCACGGAAGTTCAGGCGCGGGAACTCGCGCGGCACGTCCTCAAGGAACAAACAAGCGCGGAACTCGCCGCTCTGCCCGCGCCCGCGATGGTCTACGCCGCAGCGCCGAACTTCACGGCCGATGGCAGCCACCGCCCCACACCCGCTCCGCGCGAAGTACGAATGCTCAAGCGCGGCGATATTCGCAAGCCGGGCGAAGAAGTCGAGCCGGCCGCGCTGTCACTTCTGGCGAAGTTGCCGGGCGAGTTTGATTTGCGCCCCAATCACACCGAAGGCGCACGCCGCGCAGCACTCGCGAAGTGGCTAACCGACACGAACAACCCGCTCACCTGGCGCGTGATGGTGAACCGCGTGTGGCAATGGCACTTCGGCGCGGGGCTGGCCGGAACGCCGAACGACTTCGGTCGGATGGGACAGAAGCCCACGCACCCGGAACTGCTCGATTTCCTCGCGTCCGAACTGGCGAACCCCGACAGTAAAGCTGGAGGCGGTTCACTCAAGCACCTGCACCGGCTCATCGTCACGAGCGCGACGTACAAACAGGTGTCGCTGTCGCGCGCCGAGGGGCTGAAGGCGGACGAGGACAACAAGCTCCTCTGGCGGCAGAATCGCGCGCGCCTGGACGCGGAGCAGGTCCGCGACGCGGTCCTCGCCATCAGCGACCGGCTCGACCGCACGACCGGGGGACCGTCGGACCAGCAGTTCGACATGAAGCCCGGCATCCACGTGACGCCGGTGGTGGATTACAACAAGTTCGCTTGGGAGAAGAAAGAGGGGCACCGGCGCAGCGTGTACCGGTTCGTGTTCCGCACGCTCCCCGACCCACTCGTCGAGTGTTTGGACGGAGCCGATGCGTCCGCGCTCACGCCGAAGCGGAGCGAGTCCGTCACCGCGCCGCAAGCCCTCGCGCTGTTGAACAACGAGTTCGTACTCGTTCACGCGCGGGCGATGGCCGTGCGACTGGAAAAGCACTCCGCGGACCGCGCGAAACAGATCGAGTTCGCGTGCCGACTCGTGTGGGGGCGCCCGCCGTCGGCCGAAGAGGGAAAACTCTTTGCCGCCTATGCGGATAAGCACGGACTCGCGAACCTCTGCCGCGTGCTGTTCAACACCAACGAATTCCTCTTCGCGGACTGA
- a CDS encoding DinB family protein — protein MDRALIDAYESAPAKLRAAVAGLTREELTARPGPGAWSILEVVSHIADSDAISIDRMKRIVTEDNPPLLYADETAYVARLFTHDQDLEDALTLLEVGRRQWARVLRRLPDAAFTRAGQHNRRGTVTLGMLVGDYIAHIDEHLTFIHGKRANLGKPV, from the coding sequence ATGGATCGTGCCCTCATTGATGCGTATGAATCCGCGCCCGCGAAGCTCCGCGCCGCGGTCGCCGGGCTGACCCGCGAGGAACTGACCGCGCGGCCCGGTCCCGGCGCGTGGTCGATTTTGGAAGTGGTCAGCCACATCGCGGACAGCGATGCGATCAGCATCGACCGGATGAAGCGGATCGTCACCGAGGACAATCCGCCCCTGCTCTACGCCGACGAAACGGCCTACGTCGCGCGCCTCTTCACACACGATCAGGATCTGGAAGACGCGCTCACGTTGCTCGAAGTGGGGCGCCGGCAGTGGGCACGGGTGCTCCGGCGCCTGCCGGACGCGGCGTTCACACGGGCGGGTCAGCACAACCGGCGCGGGACCGTCACGCTCGGCATGCTCGTGGGGGACTACATCGCCCACATCGACGAGCACCTCACGTTCATCCACGGTAAGCGGGCCAATCTCGGCAAGCCGGTGTAA